From Myxococcales bacterium, the proteins below share one genomic window:
- a CDS encoding FAD-dependent oxidoreductase yields MLLRPSEGSAPELTLGVPGFSYADLFEPAKLEELHGLFLRWFASEAKDASETFARYAACQGKGMTPEETSVAVLAAAPYVSRFVGKLFGVEAELASIAEATGERGPLWAFKAQFAKKRVLREGAGKSWKGSGADASAVVEISLRALGAPSDDDELRTAKVVVAVVAIDDTARKSAKAGGATFTPELRARAESLRQALASASTTKDLAAHVTARAADAATDAEDGALAAFVLDAFEAHLAHRRHDHADPAHGWPSLHAPKNLDFSALVTVARPDAALPEAFVGPADHRRHRDGFALTDRRMGARAVEQEIDYCLYCHERDKDSCSKGLRDNKTGEVKKNPLGVLLEGCPLEERISEMHLLRRGGDVLGALATICIDNPMCPGTGHRICNDCMKACVFQKQEPVNIPQAETRVLTEVLELPYGLEIYGFLTRWNPLNVVRPYSLPYNGKNVLVVGLGPAGYTLAHHLTREGFSVTAVDGLKLEPLPAELVGTAEAPPAPVRDYAALYHELDERLLLGFGGVSEYGITVRWDKNFLTVLYVTLARNKLLRMYGGVRFGGTLTLDDAWDLGFDHVALAAGAGRPTIIDMKNNLARGIRKASDFLMALQLTGAYKKSTIANLQVSLPAIVIGGGLTAIDTATELIAYYPVQIEKTLTRIRGLTAERGEAAVRAMFDDEEWATLSTHLAHAEELEAERARAAAEGRDPDLQGLVTKWGGVSLVYRKSVQDSPAYRLNHEEVHESLAEGVRYVENLSPVEALLDGFGHVRGVLFKRPDGSTIELPARTVCVAAGTSPNVTYEKEYEGTFQLDARKQYFQVHTARRSEGRTELAVAKPREGFFTSYEKDGKVVSIYGDNHPHYAGSVVRAMASGKDGYRHVAALFPELRELSSADQPARDRALAERNARLDAELLATVVEVKRLTKTIVEVVVKAPLAARKFKPGQFYRLQNFESLAPVVDGTRLAMEGLALTGAWTSPEEGLMGTIVLEMGGSSRLCAALRPGEPVVLMGPTGAPTEIGAGETVLLLGGGLGNAVLFSIARAFKALGAKVIYFAGYKDGEDLFKQEDIEAHTDQVVWCTDKGREVTPRRPQDCHFRGNIVQAALAFGKGELVRPVARLSEVSRIIAIGSDRMMAAVQEARHGVLRPLLDPKHLAIGSINSPMQCMMKEICAQCLQKHRDPATGKETVVFSCFNQDQELDAVDFAHLRERLRANSVQEKIANAWLDSLVRKRPELLII; encoded by the coding sequence ATGCTCCTCCGCCCCAGCGAGGGCAGCGCGCCCGAGCTCACCCTCGGTGTTCCGGGCTTCTCGTACGCGGACCTGTTCGAGCCCGCGAAGCTCGAGGAGCTCCACGGGCTCTTCTTGCGCTGGTTCGCGTCCGAGGCGAAAGACGCCTCCGAGACGTTCGCGCGCTACGCGGCCTGCCAGGGCAAAGGCATGACCCCCGAGGAGACGAGCGTCGCCGTGCTCGCGGCCGCGCCCTACGTGTCTCGGTTCGTCGGCAAGCTCTTCGGCGTCGAGGCCGAGCTCGCGTCCATCGCCGAGGCGACGGGCGAGCGTGGGCCCTTGTGGGCCTTCAAGGCGCAATTCGCGAAGAAGCGTGTCCTCCGTGAGGGGGCAGGGAAGTCGTGGAAGGGCTCGGGGGCCGACGCCTCCGCGGTGGTGGAGATCTCCCTGCGCGCGCTCGGCGCCCCGTCGGACGACGACGAGCTCCGCACGGCCAAGGTCGTCGTGGCCGTCGTCGCCATCGACGACACCGCGCGAAAGAGCGCGAAGGCCGGCGGCGCGACGTTCACCCCGGAGCTCCGCGCGCGCGCCGAGTCCCTCCGGCAAGCGCTCGCCTCCGCGTCGACCACCAAGGACCTCGCGGCCCACGTGACGGCTCGTGCGGCAGACGCCGCGACCGACGCCGAGGACGGTGCGCTCGCCGCGTTCGTGCTCGACGCCTTCGAGGCGCACCTCGCGCACCGGCGGCACGATCACGCCGATCCGGCCCACGGATGGCCCTCCCTGCACGCCCCGAAGAACCTCGATTTCTCGGCCCTCGTCACCGTGGCCCGTCCCGACGCCGCCCTGCCCGAAGCGTTCGTGGGGCCCGCCGACCACCGGCGTCACCGCGATGGCTTCGCCCTCACCGACCGGCGCATGGGCGCCCGCGCGGTCGAGCAGGAGATCGACTACTGCCTCTACTGCCACGAGCGCGACAAAGACTCGTGCTCGAAGGGGCTCCGCGACAACAAAACGGGCGAGGTGAAGAAGAACCCGCTCGGCGTCTTGCTCGAGGGCTGCCCCCTCGAGGAGCGCATCAGCGAGATGCACCTGCTCCGGCGTGGGGGCGACGTGCTCGGGGCGCTCGCCACGATCTGCATCGACAACCCCATGTGCCCCGGCACCGGGCACCGCATCTGCAACGACTGCATGAAGGCCTGCGTCTTCCAGAAGCAGGAGCCGGTCAACATCCCGCAGGCCGAGACGCGCGTCCTCACCGAGGTGCTCGAGCTCCCGTATGGGCTCGAAATCTATGGGTTTTTGACGCGCTGGAACCCGCTCAACGTCGTCCGCCCCTACAGCCTCCCGTACAACGGGAAGAACGTGCTCGTCGTGGGGCTCGGCCCGGCGGGCTACACCCTCGCCCATCACCTCACTCGCGAGGGGTTCTCGGTCACGGCGGTCGACGGGCTCAAGCTCGAGCCGCTCCCCGCGGAGCTCGTCGGCACGGCCGAGGCACCGCCTGCGCCCGTGCGTGACTACGCGGCGCTCTACCACGAGCTCGACGAGCGTCTTCTCCTCGGGTTCGGCGGCGTGTCCGAGTACGGGATCACCGTCCGGTGGGACAAGAACTTCCTCACGGTGCTCTACGTCACGCTCGCGCGGAACAAGCTCCTCCGCATGTACGGCGGGGTCCGCTTCGGCGGCACGCTCACGCTCGACGACGCGTGGGACCTCGGCTTCGATCACGTCGCGCTCGCGGCGGGGGCGGGCCGGCCGACCATCATCGACATGAAGAACAACCTCGCCCGCGGCATCCGCAAGGCGAGCGACTTCCTGATGGCCCTCCAGCTCACGGGGGCCTACAAAAAGTCCACGATCGCGAACCTCCAGGTGTCGCTCCCGGCCATCGTCATCGGTGGAGGTCTCACCGCGATCGACACGGCGACCGAGCTCATCGCCTACTACCCGGTCCAGATCGAGAAGACCCTCACGCGGATCCGCGGGCTCACCGCCGAGCGCGGCGAGGCGGCCGTCCGGGCCATGTTCGACGACGAAGAGTGGGCGACGCTCTCGACGCACCTCGCGCACGCCGAGGAGCTCGAGGCCGAGCGCGCACGCGCCGCGGCCGAGGGGCGCGATCCCGACCTCCAAGGCCTCGTCACGAAGTGGGGAGGCGTCTCCCTCGTGTACCGCAAGTCGGTGCAAGACTCGCCCGCGTACCGCCTGAACCACGAGGAGGTCCACGAGAGCCTCGCCGAGGGCGTGCGCTACGTCGAGAACCTCTCGCCCGTCGAGGCCCTCCTCGACGGCTTCGGTCACGTCCGCGGCGTGCTCTTCAAGCGCCCCGACGGCTCCACGATCGAGCTGCCCGCGCGCACCGTGTGTGTCGCGGCGGGCACGAGCCCGAACGTCACGTACGAGAAGGAGTACGAAGGGACGTTCCAGCTCGACGCAAGAAAGCAGTACTTTCAAGTGCATACGGCTCGTCGGAGCGAGGGCCGCACGGAGCTCGCGGTGGCGAAGCCGCGCGAGGGGTTCTTCACGAGCTACGAGAAGGACGGCAAGGTCGTCAGCATCTACGGCGACAACCACCCGCACTACGCCGGGAGCGTCGTCCGCGCGATGGCGAGCGGCAAGGACGGCTACCGTCACGTCGCCGCGCTCTTCCCCGAGCTGCGAGAGCTCTCGTCCGCCGATCAGCCCGCCCGTGATCGCGCCCTCGCCGAGCGAAACGCGCGCCTCGACGCCGAGCTGCTCGCGACCGTCGTCGAGGTGAAGCGCCTCACGAAGACGATCGTCGAGGTGGTGGTCAAGGCGCCGCTCGCGGCCCGCAAGTTCAAGCCGGGCCAGTTCTATCGGCTGCAGAACTTCGAGTCGCTCGCGCCCGTCGTCGACGGCACCCGCCTCGCCATGGAGGGCCTCGCGCTCACCGGCGCGTGGACCTCTCCCGAGGAGGGGCTCATGGGCACCATCGTGCTCGAGATGGGCGGCTCGTCGCGCCTCTGCGCCGCGCTCCGACCCGGCGAGCCCGTGGTCCTCATGGGGCCGACGGGCGCACCCACCGAGATCGGCGCGGGCGAGACGGTGCTGCTCCTCGGGGGCGGCCTCGGCAACGCCGTGCTCTTCTCGATCGCGCGCGCCTTCAAGGCGCTCGGCGCCAAGGTGATCTACTTCGCCGGCTACAAAGACGGCGAGGACCTCTTCAAACAAGAGGACATCGAGGCCCACACCGATCAGGTGGTCTGGTGCACCGACAAGGGCAGGGAGGTCACGCCTCGGCGCCCTCAGGACTGCCACTTCCGTGGCAACATCGTCCAGGCCGCGCTCGCGTTCGGCAAGGGCGAGCTCGTCCGCCCCGTCGCCCGCCTGTCCGAGGTGTCGCGCATCATCGCCATCGGCTCCGACCGCATGATGGCCGCCGTCCAAGAGGCACGCCACGGCGTGCTCCGCCCGCTCCTCGATCCGAAGCACCTCGCCATCGGCAGCATCAACTCGCCGATGCAGTGCATGATGAAAGAGATCTGCGCCCAGTGCCTGCAGAAGCACCGCGATCCTGCGACCGGCAAAGAGACGGTCGTGTTCTCGTGCTTCAACCAGGACCAAGAGCTCGACGCCGTCGACTTCGCGCATCTGCGTGAACGGCTCCGCGCGAACTCGGTGCAGGAGAAAATCGCGAACGCGTGGCTCGATAGCCTTGTTCGTAAGCGTCCGGAATTGTTGATTATTTAG
- a CDS encoding DUF72 domain-containing protein, giving the protein MATRYHIGAKELRGAIEAYAKRFDLLEVRLAPAGREAQGPTPATLRKWRKAVPPHFEFVTVLGPALSKLRPGPELEKELEAALAAVTTLQSRMILLPTPAEVTPTALSRDRIARLLERLPRDVTQVAWEPRGVWELEDAAVWAKKWGISLVVDPTRDRVPVGPVAYARLRAMGESRSFGPSTLERVVGAIGERREAYVLIDSPTALAECKSLRSLVQRSRSSKEGGRGRVLRPRGITTFKVRDDEQE; this is encoded by the coding sequence ATGGCCACGCGCTATCACATCGGTGCCAAAGAACTTCGCGGTGCAATCGAAGCCTACGCGAAGCGGTTCGACCTCCTGGAGGTTCGGCTCGCACCGGCCGGACGGGAGGCGCAAGGGCCCACGCCCGCCACGCTTCGCAAGTGGAGGAAGGCCGTTCCTCCCCACTTCGAGTTCGTCACGGTCCTCGGACCTGCGCTCTCGAAGCTCCGGCCGGGGCCCGAGCTCGAGAAGGAGCTCGAGGCGGCGCTCGCGGCCGTGACGACGCTCCAGTCGCGCATGATCCTGCTCCCGACGCCCGCGGAGGTCACGCCCACGGCGCTCTCGCGCGACCGCATCGCGCGCCTCCTCGAGCGCCTCCCGCGTGACGTGACCCAGGTCGCCTGGGAGCCGCGGGGCGTGTGGGAGCTCGAGGACGCGGCCGTGTGGGCGAAGAAGTGGGGCATCTCGCTCGTGGTCGATCCCACGCGGGATCGCGTCCCCGTCGGCCCCGTGGCCTACGCGCGCCTCCGCGCCATGGGGGAGTCGCGCTCGTTCGGTCCGTCGACCCTCGAGCGCGTCGTCGGGGCCATCGGAGAGCGCCGCGAGGCCTACGTCCTCATCGACTCTCCCACCGCGCTCGCCGAGTGCAAGAGCCTCCGTTCGCTCGTCCAGAGGTCGCGGTCCTCGAAAGAGGGCGGTCGAGGGCGCGTGCTCCGGCCCCGCGGCATCACGACGTTCAAGGTCCGGGACGACGAGCAGGAGTAA
- a CDS encoding oxidative damage protection protein produces MTTVRTVQCVKLKKELPGLARPPYKNELGQRIFDEVSKEAWDMWLKDSVKFINTYRVDLTSADGQKFMFKQCAIYFGFEDGEMAQTAFVPAEEKKKEG; encoded by the coding sequence ATGACCACCGTCCGAACCGTCCAGTGCGTGAAGCTCAAGAAGGAACTGCCGGGCCTCGCGCGCCCTCCGTACAAAAACGAGCTCGGGCAGCGCATCTTCGACGAGGTCTCGAAAGAGGCGTGGGACATGTGGCTCAAGGACTCGGTGAAGTTCATCAACACCTACCGGGTGGACCTCACGTCGGCCGACGGCCAAAAGTTCATGTTCAAGCAGTGCGCCATCTACTTCGGCTTCGAGGACGGCGAGATGGCGCAGACCGCGTTCGTCCCGGCCGAAGAGAAGAAGAAGGAGGGCTGA